In the Parus major isolate Abel chromosome 7, Parus_major1.1, whole genome shotgun sequence genome, GAGCATGTGAAGCTAGCATTCTTGCATTCTGTGACATTCAAAGAGGACCCTCAGCCCAATACTTTATTCATTAAGTTtgtgtttaaatatatatgtatattttttaaaaaatcagtgtatTATTTTCTAGGTGAGAACACTCGCATGTGACCAAAATAGTCATCCAGGACAAAGGCTCAGACTGCTGAGGTCTCAACCCCCTGTGCAGAGCTCTTGCCAGAGAGACTACCTGAGATATTGTCAGAATCAAGCAGCTCGACAATGCTGTACGGAGAACAATCTTCCAAGCCCAGcttgctgcagagccagccacAGAATCCTTTCTCCATATCCCTGACAGCGTGCCACCAGTACCCAAAGGACCATGCTACCTGGGCTACAGCTGAATACAGGCCTAGGGAGAAAGAAACAACCATAATTATAATTGGGTAGAAGATAATCAAAAAGGGGCAAAAGGTGATTTTGTGCCAGAAGGTCCTCTCTTCATTGTACACCAAGAAGATGTTGTACCATGTAATGGTTCCATAGTAGAATGAAACCACGAAGGACACTACAAAAATGATGGGGAGGCAAATGATGGTCCAGAGGACGATGTGGGGCCCTCTGTCTAACCCAATATCACACTTCTTCTTCTTCTCAGGTACATCTTCTTTAGGAGGTTCCTTTGACTTAGccagttcctgcagctctttATCCGTTAGTGTGACGTGGATATCCACCATCTgacctttcttctttcccctggTGATTGTTCCAGTCAAGGTGACATATCGGCTGTCTAAAGGCATGTTCCAGACACCTACAACACAGATAAACTCATCTACATCAGACTTATTTTCTGGACAAAGTATTTTGTGTAAATCCTCAAAGACCCCAAAGACAATTAGATAGTGCATATGGAGTTACAgttaaaactaaatttaaaaagatgGAAGGCAAGAAGCAATGCAGTATGAAGAAAATtaccacagaagaaaatggaagaagagCTAATGAGGAAAAAGACAGGAATTCCAGATGATAGAAATCACAAGGGAGAAAACTCCAGGATCTCCACTAGGGACAATTCATGAAGGGAAAGTGCTGCAACAGAGTAAGTCAATTGAAAATGGTAtgcctgttttctctgtttactTCATAGATTTATTGCTGAACAGCATGGACACTTGGGATTAATTAGATAAATACCACTGAGATACTTGTTTTGGAATAAGCACATCCACACATGGAATTATACCTGAATAGCTAGTATTTCACTTTACATTTGCGTTGTATCTCAATCCAAACTAATTTTTGAAGGTTAGAAAAACTTAACAAACTGccataaaattatatttgcagTCTGAGAGATCAGCAGAGGCACCAAACTGGACAGTGCTGGTATATGTGTTAAAGCTACAAAGGGACTGCCTTAGCTTTCAAGTGACATTGGTATTGGATGGGCCATGCAGTGGTACTGGCCATAAACTCCTCTTTGGGGCTACAGTGTATTTCCTCCTGGTTTTAATTCTGACTAGCTTGGAAGAGGGTCTTCAGAAATTCTTAAAAAGAGGCTGAGCAGCTTGAAGTGCTCTGCAAAAGTAGGATGGCAGCAGGTAAGCAATGAGGATAGGGTCTGGGATCATGGGGGAATCTAGTGTATCTGGTGGAACAAGAACATTTAAGCCCCTCTCAGCCTGCACTGCTGACTCACAAGAGTATTTAGCCACAGGACCTGCCTTCCACACTTCCCTGAAAAGGTACCCAGGGCAGACAGCATAAGTGAAAGTGATTCCAAGATCCCCCATGATGACCTTACCAAATAATCACCCTTTAAGAGGAAGCAGTGCTGAGTATATGCAAACAGAAGGCAACAACAAATCCTAGATAATGAGTTAAATTCCCTATCAAAGGTAGAGCCATTAACTCCATCTGCTTCCATCCTTTCACTTAACAGGCAGTTATTCAGGTATGGACAGTGGCTTGATCACAGCCTAGAATGACATCATTGACTTAATGCTTGCATAGCACTACAACCAGCACATCAACCCCAACCAGCACATACATTCAAACTAAGACTGTAGCAACAACCAAACTTTGCTAGTTTGAGAACAAACTAGCAAAGAACTGAAGGAGACATCCCAAATCAGCCTGTAATGCTTTCTGTTTCAGAACACTTTCATGTATGAACTCAAGCTCTCCTTGCCTGCAGTCTTGGAGAGGGTTGGTCCCACAGTCACTTCTATTTCACTTTAGAGCATGATGGTATCAAAAAAGCTTATGTGAAGTGAGAGTTCTCAGGACTACATACCATCTGTCATAGACTGACCCAGGAACTTGGAGCCTTCCTCAGagctcctctcccctccttctTCATCCACCTGTTCTTCTTCCACCTTATTGTCATTTTCAGACCGATACACTATTATTGACTCGGGACGGgactctttcttcttctttttcctccgGTCCATAGTGGCCTCCCCATCAAAGGTCACAGTGGTTGCCACAGCCCTTCTCATTGTGCCACAGCGAGGGCTCTGGCCTCCGGACTTGCTGTCCTTCTGCACGGTCTCCTCCATCCCGCTGCTGCTCTCAGTCACCTCACCTGGCATCCTGTAGCACCTGTTTCCAATCCAACAGCACCAATCCTGCACTTAGAAGTCATTGATTAACAATGGTCCCATGGATGCTGTGTTCTGGTTAGTTGTCCCACTGCTGGTATCCAAACTATGCACTCCATTCCCAGCCTAAAATGAGAGAGAAGGCTGAAAAAGTGTCTTTGTCTTACCAAACAGAAAAGATTGGCAGAATTTTACTAAAAAGGGTTACTTTCAAGTGGTTTAAATGTCATCTGAAGATCTCTATTACTGTCCTTACCATCAGTTCTCTTACATGGATACATGTTTTGTGGTATCTAATCTATCTTGAGTCTTAGGGTCCAGTTTTCACTATAACAAACCAAAGCTACTGGAAACAGTACTAACATTTAGAAGAAGGGATTAAACATAGCCAGCTTACTGGATGAATTTAACATTCCTCTGTAATGCTGGAAACAGAAGACAATAGTTTTGGCCCAAATGCATCAGAATAAAGATTGAAACCACAGATGAGAAAGAAGTTAACTTAAGGGACTTAATTAAGAGGTTAATTTAAGGGACTGGCCTACAGACaactgcagcaggaacactGTGCTTGTCCAGCATTACAACAGCTATACTGGTGCCAGCCTTTCTCATTTTGATTGTCTAATAATTTACTCCCCTTTGCAAGgatattacaaaaaataatcaaattatgTCAAAATCAGTGATGTTTCAAACTGTAACAGTTTAGCAAAACGTAGTGTTGCCatactttaaaaacacagaatataCAATggatttaaagcaaaattattattaaggTGACTTTGCTGGAGAGGGAATTGGGAACCACAGTAAATTCTTCTGATtgcacagagaaaataacaCAAGTCTTCACAACTCTTTttagcaaaaattaatttttgctccTCATTCAAGCAAAGTTAACAGTGATATCAAGTGAAACTGTCATCCATGGGAAAGCTGCCTAAGTAAAAAACACATAATTAAACATGCATTGAGGCAGACAAATCCTGCTCCATGAATatggaaaaagaattaatgGTTCTTGGATTTCATAACATTTAAGGAAACTGACTGTGCCAAGTATTCATGAAGCATTTAGGTACAAATCTGAATACaatgaataatattttaacaatTCAGAAGAGCTTTGTTGAACATTTACATGaacatttgtatttaaaagaatgCATGTGACCAACAATTATGCTTCTACCTAGTAAATGAGTCTTTCCTTTAACAGGAAACTAAGACACAGGTATCATAGTTTATAGCCTACATAATGCTGGGGAAAGAGTTTTGAATGGATGACAGAAAAAAGTtgagcatttttaaattcagcagtATGGTCCTGGTCTTCCCACAGATCTAAGATTTTGCTGgtgtgttttaaattttgtgcAGAACTTTAGATCAACTATTTATGCCTCCTATGCTCACACTTACACATACCACACCCACACAAAACTTGTAATTGTATCACTTTAACACCTAAGACTGTGCCCATTTGGCTCTACGGAGGCTTGAATTCAAcaattcagattattttggtgcatgagagaaaataaatcttctcATTTAGACATATAAAATGGACTTAAAAACCCCTCAAGATTCAGCATACCCCAGAAGCCAGACTACTTCTAAGTCACTGGGCAGACAATATTTTTAGCTCTGCAGCATGGCTGGAAAGAGTCTGTTTAGATTGCCATCACCTGCCTTAAAATATGTATGCCTAAATTAGCAGACatactggaaaacagaaattcatgtaagcttttgtttgttgttttttaaaaaaatgccttcaCAAGTAAATGGAATGAATTTATGCTATGGAATAAACTGTCTCTTTGTAGTGAATTCATTCAGGAAGTACAGTAGGCTctaacatttttctctgaaaatcagCTGTAAAAATTCATGGTTTGTATCTATAAAACCCTAAAATTAACTGATTTAGCCTAATAAGCCCCTGAGACAAAAGTCAGATTCTGCTTccaaaagtgagaaaaacagGCCTGGAAACAGAGAAACCAAAAGCATCACTTCTGCAATAACCTACTAAAAGTCTGGGGAACAGAAGTTTCTTTGATTCCCAAAGTTCCTGGCTGTAGTTGCATGTTCAGTCCCTACTGACTTGAGAAGGGAATGACTTAcaagtaacatttaaaaataacacaaagcTACAAGCAAATATCTGTaattgggctttttttttttttttaccttaaagTTGATCCAGCTGGGCCTTGCTTAAACTCATAGTGGATGATAAGCTCATGTCAGTTCTCAGTGTGATGCCAAAGCCCAAAAGCCTTGACTGTGCAAGGAGCAAGGTGATGTCCCTTTTGAATCTCTCACAGATGAGCACTGGCAATCTGTGTCCTGTTCTTGTGCTCACCACACAGGCAGAATGCTGATTAATGTCCAGAAGATGCCTATGACCCTATACCCAAGTTATCTTGCTATGTCTGATGTTCCCACCCCACTATAACAGCTACCGCCTCTGTGAATTACCACCAGGACTGCAAACACCTCCACAACAGGGTAATCTGAGAGTGGCAGCTCAGTCTCTCCTCTTGCTGATaaaaggagagggaatgggGGACAAGCCCCTAAGAAGCACTGTTGCTGTGGCTGAGTCAAAGCCCTTGGGATAAAGAAATGAAGGAGGCCAGATTATTCTGTTTAAGGCACAAGAAGGTAAAATCTGATGTCAGTCTGTCtacaccaaaaccaaaagcatgTAGGAGGTCCTTGTGACCCAGCAGAGGAGGATGAAGCAAgttaaaaagctgaaagatgCAAATACAGGGCAGATGTTAGGTAGGTGTTTTAACAAAGTGGGTAGGTGTTCCATGGTATCTATCACCGCATGATAAACTGTCACGGGAAACCTCCAAATCTGGACTGCCTACACTGGCAGAATTTTGGTCACCTGTACTTGACCAGAAGAGGGGGAGTCCTCTGGTCTACATAAGGGAGCAGTCAGATTGAAGATCACAAAGATCCCTCCTGATCTTATGCCTGTTCTCACAGTACatgcatatttttctctcattggTTTCCCAATGAAGCAGCTAGATTATCTCCTGCCAGCTGGTCCAGAACTTCTGAACACAGCACTTCAAAATACCACCATCAGCCCTACATCCCACAGCAGCGCTGCTGAGTTGAACAGGTTCAAGCTTCAGTCCCAGTTTTCTTGggaatattttctctgtaattgTAAACAAGAAATGGGCTCTTGCAGAAATCACAGTAGTGTACAAAGAGcttaattttcctctcttccttttctttacaACTTCTAAAGATAAGGCCAGCTCTCAGCACTACACAGCTGTCCATAGCACCAGTTCCTTCAGCCACACACCAAAATCTTCACCCTTTAAAAGCCTTGCTGTGGAGCTGAAACATTAACAATTGCTGTGCATCTCATACCAGCAATGCCTCCCACGTGGGAACTCAGGGGCAGACAGGAATCTAATAACTGTCCACCgtgggagggaagaaaaagaaatggtcATATTTCAGAGACAGCAAGGAACAGTTTATTAGCCAAACAATTTGTTATTAATCTCCATATGAAAACAGATGGAGAACCCTGGGGAGGCTGCTCTGCAAAAACACTTTGTCGAGCAATTTTTAGAAGCACAGTCTTCTGTTACTATGCAGGAAAGCTACGGCTGCTTGTGCTTCCTGTGACAGTAATAGTCTTTGACACACAAAACAGGAGCCTAAAAGCTTGGCCTTGCACCATTTAGGTCAAAGGAAGCTTCTTCCATTGGTTTTCAGGGTTTGATATTGCTGCtaacagaagagaaattatcTGGTTTGAATGCAGATGGGAAGGAAGAGCCTCCCTGCAAGCTAATAAAATCCTTGATCTTAAATCCCTGCTACAGCACAAGTAACCTTTTTATGACTGCTCAGAGCAGacatgagaggaaaaaatgtagaCAGTAAGCAGCAAAGAgcataaatttttatttttatagtaaCATAAAATGTACAACACATAAGAAGAACTGGCACAGCGTCTTCACTCACATCATGCAGGGGTtgtctgcaaaaacaaaaaaacaacctgtgCTTTAGAAACACTATGATTTATGCAGGATGGGGAAGAGATGAAGGGAAATCTATCCCAGAGACACACTTGAGACCTTCCTAGCCACAGATCTTCCTTTGCTTGTGGCTTTTACTCCATAACCTCTGCATCCCCAATCCCATCTCCACTCAACCCCTACCTCTGATTTTGTGCATGTGCGTGGTTTTGAGCATGCATGTTACCCAAAGGATCTTCTCCAATCCCTAGTATTTTTAAAGGGCTGGCAAACTGTACACATGAAAAATAGGTGGCATTAGATGCATCCAGCTGTTCAGGACAGAACTGTCTGTCACCAAGCAATCATGTTATGATGAAATGCATCGGTCTAATGCAGAACATGCAGCCCCTAGGCCCTAGAAAAACATGTGACAAGACATATataagaaaacacatttaattcaCATATTATGTAGTAAAAGGGCTGAATGGTAGGGCTCCCTCCACAGCTTTGGATCTGTTTTAAATACCTAAATGATTCCACATTAGCTTTCATACATGTATCCTCACCTGCTAAAACAGAGGATGTCtgtttcctctttatttcaTGGTGAAATAGCTCAGACTAGATTGTACAGTTACTTGACACTAGCAAATAATCAAGGCTGTGATGAATGAATTAGACAGTGAGGCAAGAACAGCTCCTCCCTATCAGTACCAGGGTCTGTGCAGCTTGTGGTGAGCTTGACAGGGGGATTTATGtcactgaaaataatgaaatgttatttttagcCATACAGATTCTTCACCAAGCAGCTCCTTCTACAGGAATGAATGTCtaagaaaggagggaaaaactACCCCTCCTGGCAGTGGCTGATTTTAGACTGCATTGTCTGTGTAACAACAgcaagaaacacaaaagaaaacatctacCTCTACTACCCCAGCAaggtaaaagaaagaaaataccaaagTTCAAAGTTCACACCCatctttctctccctgcttAATCCACAGGCTTCCAAGCACTTTCATTTCCTGGAaagaggaacaagaaaaaatgacCATGCTCTGGGCATACTTCCAAGCAGAAGGAGACTTCAAGCTGGACTGCCAAAAGCAGAGGATGGCACTGAGCACCTGAGCAGAGGGGATAACACAGCAATATGACTCAAGCCACCAAAAACTTTACAGGTGTTTGCTAGTGGAGTCCCCCCATTCTCCATGTCTTCCCCTCAGGAGCAGAGGGTGCTAAAAGCTCAAGCTAAAACCAAAGGGAGGCGTGGGCAAGCAACATGATTTCTGTGGGCAAGCACTACCAGACCCAAGATTGCTCAGTCCCTCCAGTTTATTACaggcacacagctcctgcctgttgACAGGTGCCATTagtgccagccctgcaccaCACCACGAGCCAAACCTGCTGTGGCCAGCTCAGCTGTTTGACCATTAGTGGAGCTGCAGCAAGACTGGACTTGCTTGGGAGTGGATTAAGGGTTTCCTGGCTCCTGGGGCCATGCTGGGTAGCTCAGGACCCTTGCTCTCCCTTCCATTCTTCCATGAGACACCAAACTCTTGCTGACAGCATTCTACAGATACagacaaaacaccaaaaaaagcagtaaagaGATGCATTTCAGTGTCACTATATTGTTCATGAATAACATTTTccaaggatatttttaaaagtcaaggACATTTTACAGAGTATCTGTTCTATGAAtcagttctttttattttcctttgctgtttcatAACTTTTCCAAATGTCACAGAACAATAACTGCTGTCTAGATCACTAATTAATGAAAACTGGAGGACAGCATACGAGAATAGctgagcatttttattttatagtaaaTGGAATGAccaattaattttcttgcacACCAACTTTTTAAAAGTCCCCCAACTGTATTAGTCTACCTTTTTTGGAGCAAAAGCCTGAAATGCTATCTTGCCCTTGTCTTCCCACTTATTTAAACAGACTGctagaagaaagagaaattgagATAAAAGAGACAAAGCTTCCCACTGCCTCCACATGGATGATATCTGTTTATGTTTATTATATTATGCTAAAAATGTCAAGGAATGGCATAGGCACATTAGCCTTTAAAGAGAACAAAGGCTTTAAAAGGAGCCTGATTTGGAATTGGAAGGTTTGAAATCTTCAAAGCAAACCAAGCATTTAGATATGAGTCTTGAATAAACTCAAAAGTCCCTaaattttgtaggaaaaatTAGGTTTCAACTGTACAGGcacattttctttgttcccCTGCTCTACCCCTCACTTCTGGATTTGCCAAAACAGGCCATCCTGCACCTTGAAAAAGCAGGTGCTCATTGCAAGCCCTGCCACATCCCCCAGGTCACTGCTGGATTACACTGTACTATAGAAACACCTGAACAAAATCCATCCCACCATCTTTAGTCAAACATCCTGCCTCCACAGCAGTGCCTTTAGGCTGGGATCAAGTGTAGCATCTATTTTTATTGCTATAAGACCCAGCCTTTCCTTGGCTGGGATTGGAAGATGCACTAGGAAATTGCTGCATACACAAACCAGAGTTGTGTCTCCTCCCCTTCAGGCATCCAAGCAGATGcctaaaaaacagaaaaaagcaagtAAGTAGTACATGGAAACAGAGCTTTGACTTTCCCACACCAAAGTGCAGAGAAAACACCTTCTACACAGCCTCTACACACACAAGTGGGAGTAAGAAACATTGGGAGTTGCTCCAAAGTCATGAAACACCAGTGGTGGGTGTGAAGCACCTGTACTAACACAGGACTTCTGCTACTGACCTGACTGCAGAGAATGCCAGTGAAGAGCTCCAAAACCTGCATCATGTAGTAGTCTCAAGAGCAGATTTTAATGCATGCTGGAGTCTTTTCTGACCTTTACAATAACTAGAAGAACCCTGGTTAACACCTCAggctctttttccttccttcctacTCAGAAGATCCCTGACCATCTCAAGTCTCAGTCccctttcctgccctgctctgtgctggcaaaATCAACCACCCCAGTGCTTTAATCTGACAAAATGAGGAGAAACCACACATTGCAATACCTGCAATTAGAGAGGAAGCAGTTGCAGCCATACAGCCTAATGGAAAATACAGTCAATTGTAAATCCAGTCTGGAAAGCATTATCTGAAAAATACCAACAACAAGCTACATACATTCTGTGGTTCTTCTTTAGGCAAGATATTTGGGGGCTTCAAATCAGATCTTTCTCTGAGTaacacctggctgcagcccaggagtTGCTGGAGAACACAACTGCACAGAGTTACAACTGGTATATCCCCCTGGGAGTGGTTCAGGATTGTTTAATGCATTGCACAGTAAATATAATCTAGGATATTTAGACAGtatctccagcagcaggaattacTTGGCTCAGGGGAGTTGTGATTGGATACAAGTGCAGATAGAGATCTGTGATGCCAGgatattaaaaatgcagcactttGAATTGCAGGCAAGTGAAAGCTTCAGTATCATTAGTATGGCACTAGCAGGGTGTGTGATTGCTTAGAAAATCTATATACGTACCTGTTTCAAACTGTTTGATGCTGATATTCTGTATCTCGCACCACTGTGAACTCTGTTCTGAGTGGGATGTCTGTCTTGGTATCtcctccatttattttttttttttaatcactgggATGAAATTGCTAGGGATAATGATAAAAGATTGTATAATCCTGATTATGTTCTAGTTAGACTGAAATCCCCCAAAACATGGCTGAGAGTAAAGTGTCTTTTCAGAGAGGAAGTCCCCAAAAAGATGAATTGACTAGAAAGCCTGAACATCAGCTGGGGCTGATCAGGAGGCTGTTCTGACATGGAAACCTGAAGTCACAAAACAGAAAGGCTCTCACTTG is a window encoding:
- the TMEM169 gene encoding transmembrane protein 169 isoform X1, whose amino-acid sequence is MPGEVTESSSGMEETVQKDSKSGGQSPRCGTMRRAVATTVTFDGEATMDRRKKKKKESRPESIIVYRSENDNKVEEEQVDEEGGERSSEEGSKFLGQSMTDGVWNMPLDSRYVTLTGTITRGKKKGQMVDIHVTLTDKELQELAKSKEPPKEDVPEKKKKCDIGLDRGPHIVLWTIICLPIIFVVSFVVSFYYGTITWYNIFLVYNEERTFWHKITFCPFLIIFYPIIIMVVSFSLGLYSAVAQVAWSFGYWWHAVRDMEKGFCGWLCSKLGLEDCSPYSIVELLDSDNISGSLSGKSSAQGVETSAV
- the TMEM169 gene encoding transmembrane protein 169 isoform X2; its protein translation is MPGEVTESSSGMEETVQKDSKSGGQSPRCGTMRRAVATTVTFDGEATMDRRKKKKKESRPESIIVYRSENDNKVEEEQVDEEGGERSSEEGSKFLGQSMTDGVWNMPLDSRYVTLTGTITRGKKKGQMVDIHVTLTDKELQELAKSKEPPKEDVPEKKKKCDIGLDRGPHIVLWTIICLPIIFVVSFVVSFYYGTITWYNIFLVYNEERTFWHKITFCPFLIIFYPIIIMVVSFSLGLYSAVAQVAWSFGYWWHAVRDMEKGFCGWLCSKLGLEDCSPYSIVELLDSDNISG
- the TMEM169 gene encoding transmembrane protein 169 isoform X3 — protein: MPGEVTESSSGMEETVQKDSKSGGQSPRCGTMRRAVATTVTFDGEATMDRRKKKKKESRPESIIVYRSENDNKVEEEQVDEEGGERSSEEGSKFLGQSMTDGVWNMPLDSRYVTLTGTITRGKKKGQMVDIHVTLTDKELQELAKSKEPPKEDVPEKKKKCDIGLDRGPHIVLWTIICLPIIFVVSFVVSFYYGTITWPVFSCSPGSMVLWVLVARCQGYGERILWLALQQAGLGRLFSVQHCRAA